The following proteins are encoded in a genomic region of Sorangiineae bacterium MSr12523:
- a CDS encoding pentapeptide repeat-containing protein, with product MEEHLRLRWLTQQGHRLRAAVLQSLRTNDEHWGDKLRELPFSEEVPRHEDLRGIDFSGEDLNGVDLAFVHLDGARFDGCQLERVALSNARLAGASFIGARLARANLTQVLADDATFEGADLSDAWLDSARFRRTSFRKATLIGTHLGSAEAIGADFRGAAINNLDISGSDLTGACWDGEEGTILGRWYAVTSVGLASTEQLESVVNGGSITDRVRDLLAQTEATVASSPERCFSFEADGVATLSVAGQRYCAGQFSTPSIGELKARIQSRPSAKQGSIRIVKLAGVHPLTDIGTLQATAPEGTLFQVASHFNSLWARGSTILPVHRYLSYSSQGGRASVSAFPGTFLRHYFMQSKGGEAFEQTDAGALNLLEDVFDESVAEIRAGHLAINRVRDRTRLATVLEERFDHIRVGVHDQLQVVFGCDWGGPVPRGSQQRIAQVFTSTVALGEHGPDRSWEEVAIAKSLLRAAYLGTLLAAIDLGKRRVVFTLLGGGPFGNLQNDVAEAIFFAIAEAEPYVDGSLTVIINTRSLPSLIPDDAVFATHGVPITFDGKVIANRLTLPDFESLWKNSWTELQTKTQT from the coding sequence ATGGAGGAACATCTTCGGCTTCGATGGTTGACGCAGCAAGGACACCGCCTCAGAGCCGCCGTCCTTCAGAGTTTACGCACCAACGATGAGCATTGGGGTGACAAGCTTCGCGAGCTCCCGTTCTCCGAAGAAGTGCCCAGACACGAGGATCTGCGTGGGATCGACTTCTCAGGTGAAGACCTAAACGGCGTCGACCTCGCGTTCGTGCACCTTGACGGCGCCCGATTCGACGGATGCCAACTAGAACGCGTCGCACTATCCAATGCACGACTCGCCGGAGCTTCCTTCATCGGCGCTCGATTGGCCCGAGCGAACCTGACCCAAGTACTCGCCGACGATGCGACGTTCGAGGGTGCCGACTTGAGCGACGCCTGGTTGGATAGTGCACGATTTAGAAGAACCTCGTTTCGTAAAGCGACACTTATCGGTACTCATCTGGGTAGCGCCGAGGCCATTGGAGCCGACTTCCGAGGCGCAGCAATCAATAATCTCGACATCTCGGGCAGTGATCTTACTGGAGCATGCTGGGATGGTGAGGAAGGCACGATCCTCGGCAGGTGGTACGCAGTCACGTCGGTCGGCCTCGCCTCCACCGAGCAGTTGGAGTCGGTCGTCAACGGCGGCTCGATAACAGACAGGGTACGCGATTTGCTCGCACAGACGGAAGCGACAGTCGCGAGCTCGCCGGAACGTTGCTTCTCGTTCGAAGCAGATGGTGTGGCGACCCTTAGTGTGGCTGGGCAACGCTATTGTGCCGGGCAATTTTCGACACCGAGCATCGGCGAACTCAAAGCTAGAATTCAGAGTCGACCAAGTGCAAAACAAGGCAGCATTCGTATTGTAAAGCTGGCCGGCGTCCACCCTCTAACGGATATTGGAACACTACAGGCGACTGCACCCGAAGGCACACTCTTTCAAGTAGCTTCGCACTTCAATTCCTTGTGGGCGCGCGGCTCGACCATACTTCCGGTGCATCGATATCTAAGCTACAGTTCGCAAGGAGGACGGGCGTCGGTTTCGGCATTTCCAGGAACATTCCTGCGCCACTATTTCATGCAATCGAAGGGCGGAGAAGCCTTCGAACAAACGGACGCCGGCGCACTCAACCTTCTCGAAGATGTCTTCGACGAATCGGTTGCTGAGATACGAGCGGGCCATCTTGCGATTAACCGTGTTCGCGATCGTACGCGCCTCGCGACAGTGCTCGAAGAACGATTCGACCATATACGCGTCGGTGTTCACGATCAGCTCCAGGTCGTTTTCGGTTGCGACTGGGGTGGACCGGTGCCCCGCGGTTCGCAGCAGCGCATAGCGCAAGTCTTTACGTCAACCGTTGCGCTCGGGGAACATGGTCCGGACCGCAGTTGGGAGGAAGTCGCGATTGCCAAGAGTCTCCTGAGAGCCGCCTATCTCGGGACCCTCCTTGCAGCCATCGATCTTGGAAAGCGGAGAGTTGTTTTCACCTTGCTAGGGGGCGGGCCATTCGGAAATCTTCAGAATGACGTAGCAGAAGCTATTTTTTTCGCAATCGCTGAAGCCGAACCGTACGTAGATGGCTCACTTACCGTGATCATCAATACGCGTTCACTACCTAGTCTGATCCCGGACGACGCTGTCTTCGCAACGCATGGTGTGCCCATAACTTTCGATGGAAAGGTCATTGCGAACAGACTGACGCTCCCGGACTTTGAGAGCCTTTGGAAAAATAGTTGGACTGAACTCCAAACGAAAACGCAGACGTAA
- a CDS encoding sulfatase, whose amino-acid sequence MALVACARKEDPKPAQGLPSTSSASATPPAAAASTDKSATQGTPQASSSAEAGRNALNVVLITIDCLRADMPWAGYPKPIAPRLTEFASKAVEYTHAYSLSSYTSMSVGGFLSGRLPGELKRDGYFFGTYAKENLFFPELLQDAKIYTSGAHAHGYFKKSGLEQGFDSWELVPNLKWNNTTDENITSPELEAIAERQLSDPRADSGRFFAWVHFLDPHDKYMTHDGISWGKTQRDRYDGEVTFTDRYVGKLLDFIASRPWASRTAIIITADHGEAFGEHKQYVHGFELWENLVRVPLLVSLPGVPARKIDTPRSAIDIAPTIVDLFGLTPPDSFLGKSLVPEVRGTAADPRDILIDLPATSDNDRKRAFIHGDLKVIASGEADLPQVFDIKADPGELTPIRGTDASKEIVALYKERQKPLQDVPPTKCKEGCLNGGYRKK is encoded by the coding sequence ATGGCGCTCGTCGCGTGTGCACGCAAAGAAGACCCCAAACCCGCGCAAGGCTTACCATCGACCTCGTCGGCGAGCGCCACACCACCGGCCGCTGCTGCGAGTACCGATAAATCCGCGACGCAGGGAACCCCGCAGGCCTCATCCAGCGCCGAGGCGGGGCGCAACGCTCTCAACGTCGTCCTCATTACCATCGATTGTCTCCGGGCGGACATGCCATGGGCCGGTTACCCGAAGCCCATCGCTCCGCGGCTCACGGAATTCGCATCGAAGGCCGTCGAGTACACGCACGCGTATTCGCTCTCGTCGTACACCTCGATGAGCGTGGGAGGCTTCCTCTCGGGGCGCCTCCCCGGCGAACTGAAACGTGACGGCTACTTCTTTGGCACCTACGCCAAAGAAAACCTGTTCTTCCCCGAGCTCCTGCAGGACGCCAAAATCTACACGTCGGGCGCGCACGCCCACGGCTACTTCAAAAAGTCGGGTCTCGAGCAAGGCTTCGACTCCTGGGAGCTCGTTCCCAATCTGAAGTGGAACAACACCACGGACGAGAACATCACCTCGCCCGAGCTCGAGGCCATTGCGGAACGTCAGCTCTCGGATCCGCGTGCCGACTCGGGCCGCTTCTTCGCCTGGGTCCACTTCCTCGACCCGCACGACAAGTACATGACCCACGATGGCATCTCGTGGGGCAAAACGCAGCGCGACCGCTACGACGGCGAAGTCACATTCACGGACCGCTACGTCGGCAAGCTCCTCGATTTCATCGCCTCACGCCCTTGGGCCTCGCGCACGGCCATCATCATCACCGCCGATCACGGCGAGGCCTTCGGCGAGCACAAACAATACGTCCACGGATTCGAACTCTGGGAAAACCTCGTCCGAGTTCCCCTCCTGGTCTCCCTCCCCGGCGTCCCCGCGCGAAAAATCGACACACCCCGCAGCGCCATCGACATCGCCCCCACCATCGTCGACCTCTTCGGCCTCACCCCACCCGATTCCTTCCTCGGCAAGAGCCTCGTCCCCGAAGTCCGCGGCACCGCCGCCGATCCGCGCGACATCCTCATCGACCTCCCCGCCACGAGCGACAACGACCGCAAGCGCGCCTTCATCCACGGCGACCTCAAGGTCATCGCCTCCGGCGAAGCCGACCTCCCCCAAGTCTTCGACATCAAAGCCGACCCCGGCGAACTCACGCCCATCCGCGGCACCGACGCCTCGAAGGAAATCGTTGCACTCTACAAAGAGCGCCAGAAGCCTTTACAAGACGTCCCACCGACGAAGTGCAAAGAGGGATGTCTCAATGGCGGGTATCGGAAGAAGTAG